From the Fulvia fulva chromosome 2, complete sequence genome, one window contains:
- a CDS encoding MFS-type transporter cnsO, producing the protein MSAHHANSERISAEDDPRDIKNAADFLDEVDEHNAVKPNRTLEAPPLVRDLSPADRERLEKTLVRKIDFRLLPAVIIMYIMNYLDRNNIATARLAGNPGLEEDINMNDSQYETCVSILFVGYILMQIPSNLFLNKVGKPALFLPGVMVIWGIISTATAAARSFGGLVAIRFCLGFIEAAYFPGCLFYLSCWYTRKELAFRSAILYSGSLISGAFAGLIAAGITDGMDGKLGLPAWRWLFIIEGAITIVIAAVCFFVLPNLPRTTKWLTEEERQLAVWRLQEDIGVDDWTSSEEQSFWQGMFLAFRDTKVWILMVMLLGIVSSASVTNFFPTVVQTLGYSKLITLLLTAPPYVLAVFVCFANAIHADKSGERFLHITIPLIIGMASFILAAATTSVAPRYVAMMLMVPSIYAGYVIVLAWISNTIPRPPAKRAAALAAINAVSNASSIYASYMYSGAPRFIIAFSVNCGTLFLAIAMAAVLRIMLVRLNHKLDRGETIDGGISGASIGEGEAMRRGFRFLV; encoded by the exons ATGAGTGCTCACCACGCCAATAGTGAGCGCATCTCCGCTGAAGATGATCCCAGAGACATTAAGAATGCTGCCGACTTTCTCGACGAAGTGGACGAGCACAATGCGGTCAAGCCGAACAGGACCCTCGAGGCACCTCCCTTGGTCAGAGACTTGAGCCCAGCGGATCGAGAAAGACTGGAGAAGACGCTGGTTCGCAAAATCGACTTCAGATTACTACCCGCCGTCATCATCATGTACATCATGAACTATCTCGACAGA AACAACATTGCAACAGCCAGGTTGGCCGGCAATCCGGGCCTAGAAGAGGACATCAACATGAACGATTCCCAGTACGAGACTTGCGTGTCCATCTTATTCGTCGGCTACATCTTGATGCAAATCCCGAGCAATCTTTTTCTGAACAAAGTCGGCAAGCCTGCTCTCTTTCTGCCTGGTGTTATGGTGATCTGGGGCATCATTTCGACTGCTACAGCAGCCGCGCGTAGCTTCGGCGGCCTGGTGGCGATCAGATTCTGCCTTGGGTTCATCGAGGCAGCTTACTTTCCTGGTTGTCTGTTTTATCTTTCTTGCTGGTATACCAGGAAGGAACTGGCATTCCGATCAGCTATCTTGTACTCGGGTTCTCTCATATCTGGTGCTTTTGCCGGATTGATCGCAGCCGGTATCACGGACGGCATGGATGGAAAGCTCGGCTTGCCAGCATGGCGATG GCTTTTCATCATCGAAGGCGCTATTACAATCGTCATTGCTGCAGTCTGCTTCTTCGTCTTGCCCAACCTCCCCAGAACGACCAAATGGCTAACCGAAGAGGAGCGACAACTGGCCGTCTGGCGATTGCAAGAAGACATTGGTGTCGATGACTGGACCAGCAGCGAAGAACAATCTTTCTGGCAAGGCATGTTCCTCGCTTTCAGAGACACCAAAGTCTGGATCTTGATGGTCATGCTCTTGGGAATCGTCTCCAGCGCCTCCGTCACGAATTTCTTCCCGACAGTAGTGCAGACACTTGGTTACTCCAAGCTGATCACACTGCTGTTGACAGCACCACCTTATGTGCTGGCAGTCTTTGTATGTTTCGCGAACGCGATCCATGCAGACAAGTCCGGGGAGCGATTTCTGCACATTACCATACCGCTCATCATCGGCATGGCCTCATTCATCCTGGCAGCAGCCACGACATCTGTTGCTCCACGTTATGTTGCCATGATGTTGATGGTACCATCTATCTACGCAGGCTACGTGATTGTTCTGGCATGGATATCGAACACGATTCCTCGTCCTCCAGCCAAGCGTGCTGCAGCTCTGGCAGCCATCAACGCGGTGTCTAATGCCTCATCCATCTACGCCTCCTACATGTACTCAGGGGCTCCTCGATTCATCATCGCATTCTCGGTCAACTGTGGCACACTGTTCCTGGCGATTGCGATGGCAGCAGTCCTCAGAATCATGCTCGTACGCCTCAACCACAAGCTTGATCGGGGTGAGACCATCGATGGTGGCATTTCTGGTGCATCTATTGGAGAGGGCGAGGCAATGAGACGAGGCTTCAGGTTCCTGGTATAG